ATTTTGATGCTACGACACATCAATGCACACGCACAAAATCTGATGGCACAGTGGAAGGTTTTGCAAATCCCATTACGCAAATTCAACGTCATATACAATACATTAAAATTATATCTAAAAATTATTCTCTCCCCATTGAAGGTGCAGTTATTTTGTCTAATCCGTCAGCTATAATTGCAAACCATCCAAAATCCGTCCCTATTTTTCATGTGTCAGGGCTACAAAGTCATATCCAAACTCTTTTTGAAAAGTATCCAACACCTATTTTAACGAATGAGCAATTAACCCGTTTTGTACAACTAATTAGAGCGCAGCATCAACCACAAGAAATACTCCCTCGTATAGATACTTCGAGATTCCGACATGGCGTACTTTGCCCAAAATGCCGATACAAAAATCAAATGCACTTTTACAGAGGCGGTTGGAAGTGTCTAGCATGTCACTATACAAGCACCGAAATTTTTGCAGAAGCCTTGCAAGATTATCGCTTGCTCGTAAGTCGTACAATCACCAATAGTCAATTACGTGCGTTT
This genomic interval from Lysinibacillus sphaericus contains the following:
- a CDS encoding nuclease-related domain-containing protein; protein product: MNLVIREKPLKLLWYEALLRRLCDGDRDTTYYSEQFRRLDAGFAGEKRVDREWHELVCPNTFAVLHNVVLVNAAQHFHQVDTLFICKHFMFVVEIKNIHGRLDFDATTHQCTRTKSDGTVEGFANPITQIQRHIQYIKIISKNYSLPIEGAVILSNPSAIIANHPKSVPIFHVSGLQSHIQTLFEKYPTPILTNEQLTRFVQLIRAQHQPQEILPRIDTSRFRHGVLCPKCRYKNQMHFYRGGWKCLACHYTSTEIFAEALQDYRLLVSRTITNSQLRAFFGITSSDAANRLLRKFQFPSTGTYKNRIYYLPDNLIEYMKPFF